A window of Hymenobacter siberiensis genomic DNA:
TTTGCAGAAAAAAAATTGGGGTGGTGAACCCGTTGAACGATGCGGGAACGACTCGCGCAAGGCATCGTTCGGGTATCGTTCAACGAGGCCAGCCACCCCAATTTCAGCTTTAATGAAAACAACCTTCCTTAAAAAAGGAGGGGGATTTTCGTGCTTACTTACCCGCTTCAGGGTCGTCCTTCAGCGCTTCTTTATTGAGCGATTTGGCATCCTTGATTTCCACGACGGAGCCGTCTTTCAGGGTTTTGGCCACGGCCCGGAACGGCCCGGTCACCACCTGCGCCCCGGCCGGCACGCCGCTCAGAATCTCAATGTTCTGGAAGTCGCTGATGCCGGTTTTCACTGGCGTCATCACCGCCTTGCCGTCCTTAATCACGAAAACCACTTCCTGGATATCGACCTTTTTCGCGTTTGCACTCGGGTCCACGGCGGTGGCAGTGCCGCTGACCCGGCCGCCCATGCGGGGGCCGTTTTTGGTATCATCGGTTTTGGCCGAGTCCGAGCGGGTGGTTACGGCGGCCAGCGGCACGCTCAATACACCGCCCTTGCGTTCGGTGATGATGTCGACGGAGGCCGTCATGCCCGGACGAAACGGCACCACGATGTGGCCGCGCACGTTACGCAGCAGGTGCTGGTAGCTCTCGGGCAGCAGCCGGATACGCACTTCAAACTCGGTCACGGCTTCGGCCGTGAGGGCATCCTTGGCCGTATTGGCAATGTTGGTCACGAGGCCCCGGAACTTCTCGTCCTTGTTGCTGTACGCGTCTACTTCAACTTCCACCGAATCGCCGATGCTCACGTTGTTCACGTCGTTCTCGTTCACGTTCACGCGCACCTCCATGTTGTTGAGGTTGGCAATGCGCATGATTTCGGTGCCGGCCATCTGGGTGGTGCCCACCACGCGCTCGCCCTTCTTCACGTTGAGCTTGCTCACGGTGCCGCTCACGGGCGCGTAAATCGTGGTTTTGTTGAGGTTTTTGCGGGCTTCCTCCAGCGAGGCCGAGGCCGCGCTCACGGTGCTTTGCGAAGCCCGGATGGTTTGGCGGGCGCTGTTAATTTCCTCCTGCGAGGCATTGTAGGCGGCCTGGCTGGCTTCGTAGTCGGCCTGCGAAATCACCTTCTGCTTATACAGCGAGGAATTGCGACGGAACGTGAGCTCCGTTTGCTTGGCCGAGGCCAGGAGCTGCTGGAGGCGGGCCTGGGCCTGGCCCACGTTGGCGCGCTGGGTGCCCACCTGGGCACTTTGCACCGCTACCTGGGCCTGGTAGTTATCGGGCCGAATGCGGAGCAGCAGCTGGCCCTTGCGCACAGAATCGCCTTCCTGCACATAAAGCTCAATGATTTCGCCGGACACGTCGGGCGATATTTTCACTTCGGTTTCGGGCTGCACCTTGCCCGAGGCGCTCACTTTCTCTACAATATTAGTGGGGCCGGCCTTGGCCATCAGCACTTCCACGCCGGGGGTTTTGCCCACCCAGCCTTTTTTCTTTGCCACAATGTAGCCCCCGATGAGCACGAGCACCAAACCCAGCAGAATATACAGTAAACGGTTGTTTTTCATAAGGTTTCATTTAACATTTATCAATTAACACTTAACAATTCACGTGTAATCGCGCAGCTGTTAAATGACAAATGTTACTTGTTAGATGATTAGAGAGTCAGCGGCTTGCCCTGATAGAAATCGAGCACTTTACGGCGGAAGAAAAATTCGTACTTGGCCTGAATCATATCCGACTCGGCGGCCGTGAGATTGTTGCGGGCGATGTTGAAATCGGTTCCGTTCAGCAAGCCGTTGTTGAAGCGGATTTCGGCATTGCGAAAGGCCAGGGCCAACGCATCTACCTGCCGCGAGCTGGCCGCGAACCGGCGCTGGGCCGCCAACGCATCGGCGTAGCTCTGCTCGATGGACTGGCGCAACTGCAGCCGGACCTGCTCGGCCCGCACCTCGCTTTGCTGAATATTGATTTGGGCCCGCTGCACACCCACCCGCGTTTGCAGGCCGTTGAGGAGGGGGACGGTGAGGTTAAACTGCAGAAACTCGCCCCGGTTGTCGCGTAGCTGGTCCAGAAATTTGTAGGGCAGTACATCAAAGGCGGGTTGCACCGTCACAAAGTTCGAGGGCACAATTCCGGTCGGGGACGAAGGCGAAAGCTCAAAAACCGGCACCTTCGTAAACTGGTCGGTGCGCAGCGTCTGCTGGTTCCGTACCGACGAGAAGCCCGTCGAAACGCCTCCGGCCATGGTCAGGCGCGGATAGTAAGCGCCCCGGGCAATTTCGAGGTTGCGCTGGGAGCTAAGCACGCGCAGCTCGGCCGCCTTTATTTCGGGCAGCTTCTGGCGGGCCATTTCGTAGGTCGCGTTAGGGTCCAGCTCGGCATCGGAAATGGCCAGCTGGGCGGGGTCGGGCAGGGTGGGCACCACCACTTCAAAGCGGCGGGCGTTGGCCGGGTCGAGGTTCATTTGCTGCACCAGGGCCAGCTGGGCCAGGGCCAGCTGGTTTTGGGCCGTCACAAGGGTGCGTTCCTCGCCGGCCTGCTGGGCGCGGCTGTCAAGCAGGTTGCCTTCGGCCACGGCCCCGGCTTTCAGCAGCTTTTCGCTGCGGCTCACCTGCTGGCGCACGGTGCCCATGCGCGCCTCAGAGGCCCGGATGAGCTCCTGTGCCAGCAGCAGCTGCAGAAACGACGAGGCCACGTTCAGCGACAAGTCGTTGCGCGCCTTCTCCACGTCGGCCCGCGTAGCCTGCGCGTCGAGCTGCCCCTGCTTGATGGTATTGCGCAGCTGAAAGCCCGAAAACAGCGTGACCTGCCCCTGGGCCGAGAAGTTGTTGGCCCGCACATTCACGGCCTGAAACTGGTTGGTGAAGGGGTCTTTGTTGGTGCCGAAGCTAAAGCTCTGGCTACCGTTGAGAGCAGCCGTGGGCAGCAGCGCGGCGCGGTTCAGGCGCGTTACGGCCACCTGCTGCTGGGCGGTCAGCTCGCTTTGGCGCACGGTCAGGTTGTGCGTCACGGCGTATTCGACGGCCGCTTGCAGCGTCCAGGGGCCACTGGGGGCCGCCGCGGGCTGGCCCAGGGCCGGCGGTGGCGCGGGCGCGGGCGTGGTCTGGGCCTGGGCACTGGCCGTGGCCAGCACCACGCCGACCATCAGCGCCAGCGGCCGGGGCCGCACCCGATGAAAAAATGGCGTATTCCTTCGTTTCATTGCGCAGAAAAATTGGTGCTTCTGTGGAGGTGGTATAATCGGTGGGCCGGGCATTTTATTACATGCCCCAGCCTTATTCCAGCGTTGGAATGTAGGTGATGCCCTGCACCCAGCTTAATTGACGCAGATAGGCCAGGGTTATTTCTTTAATCGGGCTGTCCATTTCGATGAACTGCCGGGCGGCATCGTTGCGGCCCTTGCGGCTCACCATCATGGTGGCAATGTTGCACTGGTCGTGGGCGATAACCGAGGCGATGAAGGCAATGGAACCGGGCACGTCGTTGGCATCGATAATGAGCGTGTGCAGCGCTCCCGAAAAATCGGCCGGAAAGCCGTCCACCTCCACAATGCGAATCACGCCCCCGCCCCGGCTCTGGCCCACCACTTCCACGCGGTGTCCGGTGGCACCATCCAGCAAATTCAGCTTAATGGTATTGGGATGCATGGTAGAGGCATTGCCCACGCTCTGAAAGGTATAGTGCAAGCCAGCCGCCTCGGCATGGTCGAACGCGGTGCGGATGCGGGTATCGTCGGGCGCGTAGCCCAGCAGGCCGGCCACAATGGCGCGGTCCGAGCCGTGGCCCTCGTAGGTACGGGCAAACGAGTTGTAGAACGTGACCACCGCCTCGGTAGGCACGGCCCCCAGAATGCGAATGGCGGCCCGAGCAATACGCACCACGCCGGCCGTATGCGATGAGCTGGGCCCAATCATCACGGGGCCAATCATATCAAAAATGCTGGATTTTTCAGCCATGGGTAGATGCCTTCGGTGCGGTTTGGAAAGCTAAAAGTAGCGGTTGCGCAGTGGACCACGCCGTTATTCAGCCTGGTGCTTGGCGCGCAGAAATTTTCCGGCGCAAATTCTTTTCTTCCGAAACTCAGCGACAAAGATGCGCTTCAACCGTTTTGGTTGCGAATGGTTCGGCCCGCCACCTGAAATCGCGCTTTACAAACTCAGTATTTTAACGATATTTGTTGCGGGCCCACCCAGCCTTTTCCCACCCTCCTATCTCACTCCCCTCTTCATGTCCCCCTCTCCCACCCAGGAGGATTTTTCTCCCGCCGTGCTGGCGCAGCTGCACCGACTTCAGGAGAAATACGCCCCCGACGGCCAAGACCTGGCCGCCTACCTCGAAGGTCTCTACCACGCTAAATACATTAACTACTGGGATTACATCAAACTAGACACCCTACTCTCTCTCCAGCGCCCCCTCACCAACATCCCCGACGAGCGGATTTTCATCATGTATCACCAGATTTCAGAGCTGTATTTCAAGCTCTGCCTCTGTGAATACGAACAGATTGGCAACCTCCCGCAACCGACTTTGAGTGAAGTTGTGCTGCGCCTGGGCCGCATCAACCGCTATTTCGACAACCTCATTGACTCGTTCGATGTCATGGTGGATGGCATGGACAAGCAGCAGTTTCTCGATTTCCGCATGGCCCTGATGCCCGCCTCAGGCTTCCAGAGCGTGCAGTACCGCATGATTGAGATTGCCAGCACCAGCCTCGAAAACCTCACCGACGAGGCCAAGCGCCAGGCCCTGGGCAAGGCCTCGGACTACGACTACGACGAGCTGCTGGGCTGCATTTATTGGAAGGCCGGGGCCACCGTCGAAGCCAGCGGAGCCAAGGCCCTCACCCTCATCGAATTCGAGCGTAAATACACCGCCGACCTCGTGCGCCACGCCGAGGCCTACCACCACCGCAACGTGTGGGCCGTGGTGCAGCGCCTGCCCGCAGAAGAACGCCAACACCCGCGCCTGCTGCGCGCCCTGCGCCAGCTCGACATCAGCGTAAATGTGAACTGGCCGCTGATGCACTTCAAATCGGCGGTGCGCTACCTGCAGCGCAACCCCACCGACGTGGCCGCCACCGGTGGCACCAACTGGCGCAGCTACCTGCCCCCCAAGTTCCAGCGCCGCATCTTCTACCCCCAGCTCTGGAGCGCCCAGGAGCTGGAAGAATGGGGCAAAGGCTGGGTGGATAGTGTGCTGGAGGAAACGGTCGGCGCGTAAACCAATGGCTGCCGTAACTACTGATTATGAAACAGTTTATTAAACTTGCGCTGCCAGTCGTGCTGGTTTTTAAACTCGGAAGCGCAGCAGCCCAGGTTGCGAGCAACGGTAATATTAACCAGCTCCCCCTGTATGGCGGATTGGAGAAAAGCCGGTCCCTGAAAAAAGCTGATGCAACGTTTCTGGCCTTTTGTGACCAAAACTTTCCCACTCGCAAGGAGGCTTCAGTCTATCATTCAAAAAAAGGCTGGGATTTCTTTTATGCCAAAGACTCCGAAACGGCCATCAAACGGTTCAACCAAGCGTGGCTATTGGACAGCACCAATGCGTCTGCTTATTGGGGCTTCGGAGTAGTTGAAGGCCAACGCCAACACCCTGCCGATGCTCTGCGCTATTTCCAAATCAGCCGGCGCCACAATCCCGCTAATCGGCGCTTATTAATTGATATGGCTCAGGCGCTACTCAGTCGATATGATGTAACTCATCACTCGCCGGATTTGGATACGGCCGTAGCCAGGCTTCAGGAGTATCTGGCAGATACAAGTGATACCAAGGGCACCACCGATGCGTATATGAAAATGGCAGTAGCTTATTTTTTTAAGCGTGATTACAGAAATGCCTGGGAATACGTGGACTCAGCCAGTACCCTGGATGCAACGGCCACGCACAATTGGGAATTTATACCCGAGCTTCAGAAAGCCTCCCCACGATAAGCAATAGCGCCTAACAAAAAACCGGAACCTTTCCAGCTGTAGCTAGCGGCAGGTTCCGGTTTTCATTTTTGAACGGTTATTACTCCGCCATCCGGCCCTTCTCGGCCCGCGTTTCGCCCATGCGCCAGTACACCAGCAGCGAAAGCAGCGCGCAGCCCGTTACGTACCAGTAAAACCACTCCTCTACGCCGTGCTGCTTGGCGAAGAGGGCCACGTATTCGGCCGTGCCGCCAAAAATGGCCACCGTGAGGGCAAACGGCAGACCCACGCCCAGCGCCCGGATTTCGGTGGGGAACAGCTCCGCCTTCACCACCGCGCTGATGGACGTGTAGCCGCTCACCACAAACAGCGCCGCGATGAGCAGGCCCGCCGCCACCCACTCATCTTGCGTGTGGGCCAGCTGCCGCAGCAGCGGCACCGTGCCCAGCGTGGCCCCAATGCCAAACATGAGCAGCACCGGCCGGCGCCCAACCTTATCGGAAAGAGCACCCAGCAAGGGCTGAAACAACAGGGCCACCGCCATCACCCCGAACGAAATCAACGTAGCCTGCTCCTTGGAAAAACCGGAGGTATTAACCAGGAATTTCTGGGCGTAGGTGGTGAAGGTGTAGAAGGCCAGCGTGCCGCCCAGCGTGAGGCCCACCACGGTGAGCACAGCCCGCGGGTGCTGCATCAGCATGCGAAACTGGCTGGGCGAGGGTGCCCTGCCCTCGCCTTCGGGGTCGGCTAAAAGGGCGTTTTGCTGCTGCTCGAAAGCGGCGGTTTCGCCCATGTGCGTGCGCAGGTAAAGGGCACCCAGCGCCGCCAGCGCCCCAATCACAAACGGTACGCGCCAGCCTCAGGCTCCGAGCTGCGCTGGGCTGAGCACCTGCTGCAAACCCAGCTGCACCACCAGCGCCAGCAACTGCCCACCCATCAGGGTGAGGTATTGAAAACTGGACCAAAAGCCCCGGTACTTCGCGCCGGCCATCTCACTCAGGTAGGTGGCCGACGTGCCGTACTCGCCCCCCACGCTGATGCCCTGCACCAGCCGGGCCAGCAGCAGCAGCACCGGCGCAAGCACTCCAATAGTAGCGTAGCCCGGGGCGACCGCAATCAGCAGCGAGCCTCCCGCCATGAGCCGCACCGAGAGCAACAGCGCCGCCCGCCGGCCGTGGCG
This region includes:
- a CDS encoding MFS transporter, producing the protein MTTTTLSAPVSRLRSIVSGSIGNLVEWYDWYAYSAFALYFAPVFFPQGSATAQLLNTAAIFAVGFLMRPLGAWVLGAYADRHGRRAALLLSVRLMAGGSLLIAVAPGYATIGVLAPVLLLLARLVQGISVGGEYGTSATYLSEMAGAKYRGFWSSFQYLTLMGGQLLALVVQLGLQQVLSPAQLGA
- a CDS encoding MFS transporter, encoding MIGALAALGALYLRTHMGETAAFEQQQNALLADPEGEGRAPSPSQFRMLMQHPRAVLTVVGLTLGGTLAFYTFTTYAQKFLVNTSGFSKEQATLISFGVMAVALLFQPLLGALSDKVGRRPVLLMFGIGATLGTVPLLRQLAHTQDEWVAAGLLIAALFVVSGYTSISAVVKAELFPTEIRALGVGLPFALTVAIFGGTAEYVALFAKQHGVEEWFYWYVTGCALLSLLVYWRMGETRAEKGRMAE
- a CDS encoding efflux RND transporter periplasmic adaptor subunit → MKNNRLLYILLGLVLVLIGGYIVAKKKGWVGKTPGVEVLMAKAGPTNIVEKVSASGKVQPETEVKISPDVSGEIIELYVQEGDSVRKGQLLLRIRPDNYQAQVAVQSAQVGTQRANVGQAQARLQQLLASAKQTELTFRRNSSLYKQKVISQADYEASQAAYNASQEEINSARQTIRASQSTVSAASASLEEARKNLNKTTIYAPVSGTVSKLNVKKGERVVGTTQMAGTEIMRIANLNNMEVRVNVNENDVNNVSIGDSVEVEVDAYSNKDEKFRGLVTNIANTAKDALTAEAVTEFEVRIRLLPESYQHLLRNVRGHIVVPFRPGMTASVDIITERKGGVLSVPLAAVTTRSDSAKTDDTKNGPRMGGRVSGTATAVDPSANAKKVDIQEVVFVIKDGKAVMTPVKTGISDFQNIEILSGVPAGAQVVTGPFRAVAKTLKDGSVVEIKDAKSLNKEALKDDPEAGK
- a CDS encoding TolC family protein, with protein sequence MKRRNTPFFHRVRPRPLALMVGVVLATASAQAQTTPAPAPPPALGQPAAAPSGPWTLQAAVEYAVTHNLTVRQSELTAQQQVAVTRLNRAALLPTAALNGSQSFSFGTNKDPFTNQFQAVNVRANNFSAQGQVTLFSGFQLRNTIKQGQLDAQATRADVEKARNDLSLNVASSFLQLLLAQELIRASEARMGTVRQQVSRSEKLLKAGAVAEGNLLDSRAQQAGEERTLVTAQNQLALAQLALVQQMNLDPANARRFEVVVPTLPDPAQLAISDAELDPNATYEMARQKLPEIKAAELRVLSSQRNLEIARGAYYPRLTMAGGVSTGFSSVRNQQTLRTDQFTKVPVFELSPSSPTGIVPSNFVTVQPAFDVLPYKFLDQLRDNRGEFLQFNLTVPLLNGLQTRVGVQRAQINIQQSEVRAEQVRLQLRQSIEQSYADALAAQRRFAASSRQVDALALAFRNAEIRFNNGLLNGTDFNIARNNLTAAESDMIQAKYEFFFRRKVLDFYQGKPLTL
- a CDS encoding tetratricopeptide repeat protein — translated: MKQFIKLALPVVLVFKLGSAAAQVASNGNINQLPLYGGLEKSRSLKKADATFLAFCDQNFPTRKEASVYHSKKGWDFFYAKDSETAIKRFNQAWLLDSTNASAYWGFGVVEGQRQHPADALRYFQISRRHNPANRRLLIDMAQALLSRYDVTHHSPDLDTAVARLQEYLADTSDTKGTTDAYMKMAVAYFFKRDYRNAWEYVDSASTLDATATHNWEFIPELQKASPR
- the sdaAB gene encoding L-serine ammonia-lyase, iron-sulfur-dependent subunit beta gives rise to the protein MAEKSSIFDMIGPVMIGPSSSHTAGVVRIARAAIRILGAVPTEAVVTFYNSFARTYEGHGSDRAIVAGLLGYAPDDTRIRTAFDHAEAAGLHYTFQSVGNASTMHPNTIKLNLLDGATGHRVEVVGQSRGGGVIRIVEVDGFPADFSGALHTLIIDANDVPGSIAFIASVIAHDQCNIATMMVSRKGRNDAARQFIEMDSPIKEITLAYLRQLSWVQGITYIPTLE
- a CDS encoding tryptophan 2,3-dioxygenase family protein, encoding MSPSPTQEDFSPAVLAQLHRLQEKYAPDGQDLAAYLEGLYHAKYINYWDYIKLDTLLSLQRPLTNIPDERIFIMYHQISELYFKLCLCEYEQIGNLPQPTLSEVVLRLGRINRYFDNLIDSFDVMVDGMDKQQFLDFRMALMPASGFQSVQYRMIEIASTSLENLTDEAKRQALGKASDYDYDELLGCIYWKAGATVEASGAKALTLIEFERKYTADLVRHAEAYHHRNVWAVVQRLPAEERQHPRLLRALRQLDISVNVNWPLMHFKSAVRYLQRNPTDVAATGGTNWRSYLPPKFQRRIFYPQLWSAQELEEWGKGWVDSVLEETVGA